The genome window CGAGCACTCGATGTGCCACCCGGGGAAGCCTTCGCCCCACGGGCTGTCCCAACGCAGGATGTGTTCAGGATCGGCGCGCTTCCACAAGGCGAAGTCTTCGGCATGGTGTTTCTCGCCGCGGACGGCCTCGCGCGTGCCGGCTTCCTGCTGGTCAATGCGCCGGTTCGACAGCTTGCCGTATCCCGGCGCGCTGGTCACGTCGAAATACACGCTACCGTTGGCGACGTACGCGTACTCCTTCTCGAGCAGCGTCTCGATCATCTTGATCTGCTCGGGGACGTGGCCGCTGGCACGCGGCGAGATGTCGGGCCGCTGCACGCCGAGCGTGTCCATGTCCTGAAAGTAGTGGCGTGCGTAGTGCTCGACGATCTGCATGGGCTTGGCCTGAAGCTGGCTGGCCTTACGCAGGATGCGGTCTTCGCCGCTTTCCAGCAGGTGCCCGACGTCGGTGATGTTCTGGACATACAACACGTCGTAGCCGGATGCCCTCAGCCAGCGCACGACTACGTCGAACGACACGTAGGTCTTGGCGTGGCCGAGGTGGGAGTACTCCTGCACGGTCGGGCCGCAGACGTACATGCCGATGCGTCCGGGCTCAAGCGGGACGAACTCGACCTTCTGGCGGCCCAGCACGTTGTAGATCATCAAGCTCATTGACGGTTTACTCCGTTTCCTCAGGAATGTCGCCCTTGCGTTCCATGCCCTCTGGCACGGCAAAGATGATGCGGCCTGTCTCGCGGTTAATCAAGCGCGTGACGACCACTTTGATCGTACGATCCATGAACTGGCGGCCCTGTTCGACAATCACCATCGTCCCGTCTTCGAGGTAGCCGACGCCTTGATTGGCCTCGCGTCCCTCTTGGAAAATGTGGATCATCAGCGATTCGCCGGGGATGTAGATGCTGCGCACGGCATTGGCCAGCAGGTTGATGTTGAGCACCAGCACGCCTTGCGCGTCGGCCACCTTGTTCAGGTTGAAGTCGTTGGTGATGATGGCGGCCTCGTAGCGGCCCGCGAGAGCGACCAGTTTATCGTCGACTTCCGCGATGTCCTCGAAATCGTCCTCGACGATCTTGACGATGATGAAGTCGCTGCGCTGCAGCTCGTTGAGCTTGACCAGCCCGCGCCGGCCGCGGTTACGGCGCAGCGGATCAGACGAGTCCGCGACGTGGTGGAGTTCGCTCAGAATGAAGCGTGGCACGATAATCGTCCCGACCAGAAAACCGGTGCGGACGATGTCGACGACTCGCCCGTCGATCAACGCCGACGTATCGATGATGACCTGCCGGTTGGACGGCATGAGCAGCTTGCGCTGGCTCGATCCGCCGCTTATCCGCTCCCACAGTTCGCGGCTGCGCAAGGCGAAGGTCGTCGCCAGCAGGTACGTGCCGATGATCGAGATGACGGCCGGGAGCACATTGCCGACCACGCCGCCGAGCAGCGAGATCGGGTACGCCAGCAGGAGTGTAAGCAGCAGACCGATCGCCGCGCCGAT of Candidatus Flexicrinis affinis contains these proteins:
- a CDS encoding PIN domain nuclease, with translation MSLDFLSRMIGMVVFAVLGARLGADLGEAISLEQPIGGVLFGLVGTLFGLILTPWLTTRPVRALRRMVNSLSIEVLLMSIIGAAIGLLLTLLLAYPISLLGGVVGNVLPAVISIIGTYLLATTFALRSRELWERISGGSSQRKLLMPSNRQVIIDTSALIDGRVVDIVRTGFLVGTIIVPRFILSELHHVADSSDPLRRNRGRRGLVKLNELQRSDFIIVKIVEDDFEDIAEVDDKLVALAGRYEAAIITNDFNLNKVADAQGVLVLNINLLANAVRSIYIPGESLMIHIFQEGREANQGVGYLEDGTMVIVEQGRQFMDRTIKVVVTRLINRETGRIIFAVPEGMERKGDIPEETE